The DNA segment tcttatttctGCTATTGGCACGAAAACATGTGTGCTGCATCACTACGATAGAATGTCAGCGGTGTATTCCAGAATCTCGTGTATTACACATGACTATTGTCCAATGATAATTTCATGCAGAAACTAAAAACAGAAATAATCGGAGTAATTGCCTTGGGGCTAAAGAACTGGAGGGGGGAGTAAACAAAATGCACAGAGAGGGGTATAATTGAGCTTTGATTCATACAATTTAACCTTTATTCATAAAATTAGTATTGATTATGCTGTCCCTTTTTACCATTATCAACCATCTTTCACTTGCCATGTAGCAAGAGGATTCTAAATAGAGGCACAAATCATCCAACCTCCTGTGAATCTTCTAAAGAAATGCCAAAGCATGCTGAAAATGAATACCCCGGGCTAACTACAACATAATATTTATGTAGCATGTAACAAACACACAACTTTAAGCATTTGCAGCATTTGGAAAATCAATCCATTGTTGCAGGCTTAAGAATGGTCCCTTCAACATTTATTCATTCATCTCCCACATAAGCATTCACCAACATTATGGTTTCGCCTAAAAAGTACAAGAATATGTGTTGCAAAGTCCTGTGTTGGCGCTATTATAGGGGAACAAGGAAACAGGACGAGTTCTTGGCAGTTCAGGAATGGGCTTATCCATGTTCAGAAGAAACTCCACCACTTGCTCCATCGAGGGTCTTCCTTTGTTCTCATTTAGGGTGCAAAGCAACCCAATTTCTAGAACACGAATTGCCTGGTCCAAGTTGATCAATGATCCCATCCTTCTGTCCACCAGCTTAACTTTCTCATCAATCTGATGCAAGTTCCAAGCATAATCCAATAGGTTCCTCTCTTCTGGATTTCCCACCTCTTTCTCATCCCTTACCCTTCCAGCTATCACTTCCAACACAAGGACACCAAACTCAAACACATCTGCGCCATGGCACACTGCTGACTCAAACTGTTTTGATTCAGCCCCCAACAGCACAAACCCAAAATCACCCAAAACAGCTCTGAAGTTGACATCTAGAAACACACTGCTGCATTTCAAGTTCTTGTGGGCTAGTAGCTTAGTGTGGAGGAAGCTCAAGCCATCAGCTACATCCTTAATAACTTTGAACCTCCTAGTCCATGGAAGAACACCAGCCCCAAATAACCATTTGTCCAGGCTGCCATTGGGAACGAAGTCATAGACCACCATGACTTCATGGTTGTCTTGACACCATCCTCTAACAGGAAGCAAATTCGGGTGGCGAACATGGCCAATGATTTTGATTTCCTTCAGCAAACGCTTCTTGTCTGATCCATGTGTGTTGAGAAACTGAGTTGAGAACCTTTTCACAGCCACCTGGCTTCCATTAGAAAGCTTTCCTCTGTAGTATTCTCCTCTAGAATCACTGCCAAGCAACTCTATCTCACTGAATGACCGAGTTGAAGATGAAAGCTGAGAAAATGTGAAGCGGCGTGGTTTATTTGGAGGCCTTGGCAAGTGAATCTCTGTCTCCAATGAAGTGTTTAATTTGGAAGCATTTCTCCTGTACTTACTAATGAAGTAAAAGCCAAGGAAAAGAGCCAGAGCCAATGCCACAGCAACCATAAAAATCAAAAAGCTTCTTGGTGGCTCATTCTTAGAAGACTTCTCAGCAGTTGGTGGTGCTGTACTATTCTCTAGTAAGATCTTACCCTGGCAGGTTTCAGATGAAGGGAAGCGAAGAAAAGCTTGGCTTGTAGAAGTGAAGTTCCAGGAGAGTATGTTGTGGATTTGTGTATGGTTACCGGTGGAAGCTGAGAACCCCACAAACATGTACTCATTCAGATAAGGAGAGAGATCCATAGATTCTGAGAAGATAGGTATGGAAGGATAATCCTCTTCATTAGCCCTTCCAAGACGAATATCCATTCTCCTTTGAGGACCATCATAGGTGATCCAAGCGCGGTGAACAAAACCATCCTTAAGGGAAACTCCAACATCAGAAACATTGATAACTTTGGTAGATACTATGGTACCTAAGTTGATGCCAACATGGTTGTCATTTGGATCTCCAAACTCTGGATTCTTTCTTGTGTCAAACTCCACAGCCACGGCCTTGTAGTCATTCTCACAAGCATCATTGAGCATGCCAAGCCATGGCCCTGGCCTTCCCACAGTGAATTCATCAGGGACAATAATGAAAGTGAGGCCACTACCTCCATAAGCAGCTTGCTCAGAGGCAGTGGAATTGTTGAGTTGAAAAGAGAAAGTTGTTTGAAAGGAAGCCGGGGTCTTGGTGGTTGGATCTAGCAGGCGAATTGGGAAGGAATAGATGCCTCTACCTGCTTGGTGTCTTATATCCGTGTATTCTGACTCATCTGGGATTTGAAGAGAACCCTTTTCACTTGAGAACTTGGCACTGCCAAGGAGCTTCACATCATGGACTAGTCTGGGGTTGTTGCTGAAGCTGAAATTGTAGAAGGAAAAGTGCTTGGTCACATTAATTGGAACATCACCAGCTGAATGAACTGCAACTGGATATGGCCCTATGGAGGCCAGAACATTGAACAAACAAAGTATGAGGAAGATATTGCAGAAGGAAGAAGCCATTGAATGCATAGAACAaaggaagttccaattattcaGCTGGATAATATGGTTTCTGGCAGTGCTAATAATTGTGGTAGTAATGCAATGGATAAAGCTAAGATAGGTGTCAAAGGTTAATAAACCAAATGGGAAGAAAACAAAAGTGATTAGACTAATGTTAAAAAGACATTAAGTAGTTGAAATTATGTGATGTAAATTATTTGAAGAAGAGGAAAGTGATGCAGGGTAATGAAGGTAAGTTTGATTAGGGAAGCTGCAGAACCTGCTATGTGGGGTATGATATGACATTGGAGACATATGAGGTCAAGAATTGGTTGCTCAAAATTGTGGTCCACTCACGTTTTGTTTTTCTGGCTCAACCATATCATTTCCGTAACCCATATGCAAATGAAAACAAGATCataatattttagatataaaagTTAGATCAAGCAAGTTTTAACACGTGTCTAAGGAATAttcataatcataatcataatcataattcAGAAATATAATTGTGGATCAAATAAACATGCAGAGCACCGTCTCCTTATTATTTAACAATTTCTCATTGGTGTAATCAATAATAATCTATTGATTATAGGAAAAGATGAGGAAATACAGAATCATTCTTTAATGaagttattgtttttattaatttctctTTACATAATGTTTGTAATTAGTAacatgtaaaaataatatatttactgAGAGTAAAATTACTTTAATAAAATTGTTCCAATAagtaacatatttaaaaaaaaaatcaaattgcaGCTATTAGAATGGAAGGAATGTATCTTAAAAACCCCTTGATATTGAGATTAACATATATGCAGTCAAAACTTTTAACCAATAATGCAAAATCATTTCATAATTGACAAAAGAGTACCTATCTTTTACTTGACTTTTGATTTACTAAAGTTATTAACGTGTAATTAATGTACAAAGAAAAAAGTTTATTAACATGAATTTCGTCCTCAAAAGAGAGACGTGAACTTAAATTTGGttcttttatatgattttttggagaatttttatttatttgtaaagtttaatattgtattattttttttattaattgtatcCGTACGTCTTTAGATAGTCTACACGTATATTTTGCATGGAATGGAAAGGACAGAAACAAAACAGAGAATTACGcaactattttattaaaataaagaaaaattattatatatatcttttattattaaaaactaGAAAGTAAATTTTTAATCTAATTTAATCTTCAAAATTAATCTGTAAAAGTGATGTTTGCCGTTCTTCAATTATTCCAATGCGTCGGTTTTACAGAAACAGTTTCATCGGAAAatcttcaagaaaaaaaaatcgatTAAAAGGTACATTCAAaagtttttatgaaaaaaattaaagaaagcataacaaaaaaaccagctttaaagattaaaaagaatTAATATTAAAGGAgctctaaaaatattatttcataaaCACAGTTCTTTGTTTTTCAACAAATACTCATAGACAATGTACTAAGAAAGATGaataaatgaaatgaatataTGGTATTCAAGCTCGAGTTGATCCAATAGTTGAAATTTATTGTCACCAGGGGACATACCTTCCTTATAGCCACTAATAATTATGTCCCCTAAATCATACAGAacatttcaattaaaatttgtacaatatatttttaactttttgctCTAATTATTTACTTGAAGATAAAATGTTAATTCTTTTTAGGTTTGCTTCTATCGTACAAGATGGATTTAGAGAATTGTTAATTCATTTGCTTTGGTTGGTGTAACTTTCTTTcgtttatttattctttgttaaCTTTTTTACTTCTGTTGGATTTTTCTTATTACTTATTCATTATCTTTGGTTCTCAATTGAAAGAATATCTCGAAAAAATATTCTGATGTTTAAGTAAGTATTTGGTATTTGGTGTAATAAATGCATAATAATGGTATGCCTTTGTTTTGGTTGTTGTGTCTATTTATACGGCTCTGATGAGCTTTGTTACTGTTGAGCCGAGATTAGTTTATGGATCGTGATTAAGAACGTATTACCTAGTTCTCCGTATGACTTAACTTTGTTAATCTTTATTAAAGGATATGGATAccagagttatagaaggatcctaatattaattgagtgttttttctaattatcagttgtttatctttatagaggagaataatttggtgtcttttctaattatcagttgtttctctttatagaggtgaataacctttattttgtcttgtgtgttatgattctagtatttaattattgattcttttcctctttagttaaacctagaatgagtgtactacttgtatatattcagaccatttgttttgatttgaataacaagaaagaagagatattcattctcatatcctttgtcttcagtttactcttgttcatctctgttctcTTTAGTTCATCTCTGGTTGCTGCATTTATCTATGGGTGAAATTGTTGATCCCTCACAAAATCTTTgttcaccttaccatgttagttTATCAGATAATTCATCCTTGAATAGAGTTTACTCTCTCATTACACAACAAGAGAGGCAAGTTTTTGGTGATCAATCCAAGGCAATGATTGCTACTAGTAAAGGAGGTTATAATAACAATGTTATGATCTATGGCACGAGTGGTGGATATGGAAAAGGAAGCTATGGAAGAGGatatacttccaaaatttgcagttattgtggaaagacagggcataccattgatacatgctataaaaagCGTGGTTTTCCaccttatttcaaatttaaaaatcagaacCATCATCAAAGTCATGCAGCCTTTcacaatacaaattttaacaataatgagcagaatcatgaaggttcaaagtcagaagtggagtctcaacaaattggttttactcctgagcagtatcaaacattgttagctcttttacaacagGTCAAATCCAGTGACAATGTTTCTAGTCAAGTCTCTGTTATTCCTTCCAACATGACAACACAAACTGGTAATAACTCTATTTCTTCTTCtagttcttggattattgatagtggtgctactgatcacatttgttcatccttaacttaCTTCACTTCGTATCGTCAAATTGatcctatttatgtcaaattaccaaatggaaatcaagtcattgccaattattctggaagtgtttttctcaatcaaaatcatgtcatagacaatgttttgtatattccttgcttcacttttaatcttctttaAGTAACAAAATTGGTTGATAGACTATCTTGTGCTCTTACCTTTGattctaatggttgtcacattcaagacaaaaactccttgaaaataattggttctgctaagatgcaagatagactttatatactcaggatcccatcttaccagaaatttcaaattaaaccccttgaatctacacacatcatcaatactgttaatgtcagtgctagtgatctagaaaccctttggcattttcgattaggtcatatttcaaataaatgtattgatgttatcaagaataaattttcttttgttaaatataacaaatcttttgtttgtaatgtttgtcattttgcaaagcaaaaaagactttcttttcctattagtacatctaaatcggaaaaatgttttgatttgattcatgtaggtatttggggaccatactcaataccatcaattcatggccataaatatttcttgaccatagttgatgactattcgaggtacacatggatttttcttttgaaacaaaaatctgaagttgttaaggttttggaacattttgttatttttgttcaaacacagtttgagacaacaataaaaataataagaagtgataatggaaTTGAGTTTgtcatgactaatttttttgtcagtaaaggaataatacatcaaacatcatgtgtcaatactccacaacaaaatagtatagttgaaaggaaacatggtcatttattagatgtagcaagagctcttatgatacaatctcatttacccaaaatttattggttatattctgtgatacatgttgcgcatattataaacatgcttcccacacctgttttaaactattcttcccctcatgaaatgcttttcaaaactgatgcagattttaatggattaaaggtgtttggttatttatgttatgctagcactttgtcaacaaatagaagaaaatttgatccaagagcatcaaaatgtgtttttattggttgTCCAAGGTggacaaaaggatatattttgttgaatattcaatcaagagaaatttttgtgtctagggatgttgtcttttatgaacatgtttttccatatcaaagggttcaagatactagtAATGAAACTAATAGTCCTGATAttgatgatcaaattttgtatgctgaagatcaatctatcttaagtcagccatcacaagtcattcttgcaccttgtgaAAATAAACCttgtgataatgttgaaaatagcAGTGATAATAATTGTGAGTCACAAATTGAGGTTTCAGACGTAGATTGTtcccatatagaccaaaacctcaatgaaaatcatgatatagaacaaagttctgaatcagatccatctgtccgaatgagcacaagaataaaaagatcacctgagtatttaaaggattatcattgtaatcttaacGTTTCCAGtacatcttcaagagttaaatatcctttgaattttgttttgtgttataacaatttatcaccttcttacaaatcttttgttatgtctctttcttcacatgttgagccaaacacttattctgaagctgtgaaacatgactgttggagaaaagctatacaatgtgagatatctgctttaaagtcaaatcaaacttgggagactgctcttctgcctaagaacaaagctgccataggttgcaaatgggtattcaaaataaaatataaggctgatgggacaattgaaaggtataaagcaaggttagtggcaaagggatatacacaaacagaaggcattgactaccttgatattttctctccagtagcaaagatgaccaccataaggttgcttctttctttagcttctatttataattgggaattgaaacaattagacataaacaatgcctttttacatggagatttgaaagaagatgtatacatggttgttcctcctggattgacttctattccaccaggaaaagtttgtaaacaaaaaaaggctttatatggtcttAAGCAAGCTAGCAGAGAATGGTTTGCCAAACTGtcatcatttttgctttctatgggatatactcaatctatgaatgatcattccttgttcattaattcttctgaaggatcttttacagcattattggtatatgtggatgatataatattgacaGGAagtgataaagaagagattgctcgaatcaaacaagccttgaatcagacattcaagattaaagatattgggaatttaagatattttcttggtctagaagtagtaagaagtaagacaggaataatggtaaatcaaagaaaatatgcattggaattattaacagatgcaggtcttttagactgcaaacctgcacccactcctattgataatcataagaaattctcttctactggaagtgttcctttcacagacattcaagcctacagaagattgattggaagacttatgtatctcactaaaacccgacctgacataacattttctgtgcaacaactttctcaatttcttgctaagcctacaattgctcactgtaatgcagcgattagaattctcagatatatcaaaggggctccaagtcttggtctatttttctctttgaCTACCTTTGTTCATCtgaaagccttttgtgatagtgattggggcacatgcagtgattcaagacaatcagtgactggttttagtgtgtatcttggaaattctctcatatcttggaaatcaaagaagcaaggaacagtatcaaagagttcttgtgaagctgaatacagggcaatggccactgttacatgtgaaattcaatgctaacttatcttcttcaagatttcaaagttccttttgagcaaccatctcttttatactgtgacaatgactcagcaagatacattgcagcaaatccagtgtttcacgagcgtacaaaacatatagaaatagattgtcacgtggtccgggaaaaattaaagaagggtctcatccatttgcttcccatttccaccacagagcaactagctgatatttataccaaagctttaagtcctcaattttttaagaatatttgttccaagctgggtctcatcaatatttgctcCCCAACTTGTGGTGGGGTATTAAAGGATACGGATACCAGAGTTATAGAaagatcctaatattaattgtgttgggtttaatagtgccaaagttcaagaggggggtgaattgatcTTTTAAAAGTTACTCCCAGAATTAGTATTTATCACAgtgtacagaaaataaatcgatttatttgaaattgaacagatttattttggcactgtttgtgtttggaaaacgtttatacagcaagattaatcacaagattatacagatagattttccagatacacacacacacactaatattagaacgaaaaacagtgaatcacaaaacaacaagcttcaattttaagcaagtgattaaggttcaattgatagcttgACAATTACTTGAataacctatcacaatcaatctgtttcagTGGCCTTTTAACAGGTTATTTATGTTCTTCttaaaatcaaacagttttccagaaagtaagaacagtatgaaacgagcccagaaagaacagatttattattgattgaacagatttatttcttggcAGTTTTAACAGATATGCAGAAATttaagtgcagagattaagggagaatgaacacaaggcaattatactggttcactcaactgagctacatccagtcttcaccaaaaccaaggtgaaattcattAAATCACATTTCAAGCAAACACaaatcccactgttcttgaaccctacaagaacttaggtacacttgctggaaaaccctatttcagcacacacactcttcaagaaaccctatcaagaagagtgtacaaccaaacttttacaagaaaagaaatgtgaaacgactacacctgattgaggatgcagaaatctgccttaaaccagtagaacagattgctagaacagtagcagcacctctcaccaagcttttggaaccaaacaagaacaagcactttgtgattttcgaaatcttttaAGAACAGATGCTAATTCCTTGTAAATCCTCAATTCTCtgatgcaaaacttgtttttacaattGTATGATCGAttgtttaaactcagaaacaagtttccattttatagaaaaccaacttataacagatttttgaaaaacagttaaagttgttataaaatgaacagattgaaaataaaattaacagatttattttcaaaagcagttagagaatttgttatgtgaggagacttagtcagccattctggtgcagggacAAAACTGAAAACCGTTTAAGATAACCATGGCACCAGagtaaaaaagaatctattcatttacagatgaacagatttatttttcaaaacgaaaatagaaaaagcttaactatttaaaacacagtcgttttgaaaggtagaagacttagtgaaaatacttgatgcacaaaatctaattttcacaagacttagccaaggcatcagttttaaaaagaatctgtttatttagaaaagaacatatttacttttatgcagtaaacgtgttttttgtaaaacatgcaAAAAACAGTTTACGAaaccttatgcttgttcttatcacatgatCAGTGGTtaggaggtgagttactcagcaaaaagcctactcttaaacaacctctaaactctACCTAAGACATTATTAAAGCAAATGTAAATATACATGaattgtacataaaagtcttcatcaaacatatcttgaaggggcaacaaccatcttcaacaatctccccttgtttgatggagacaaatccccatagctctgttgctttaagaacctgtactgcaccaaatattaaaccagaaaaatagaacattgcataacatgtaaaaaggttttaagttgCAGAATTTAACttcctgtttcagctagcttcacctagcatggtgagctatttttctccccctttggattcatcaaacagtaTTTAAGCATAAGGGAAGATAAACCAGAAACATAGCCATAATAGTccagaaaataaagacaaattgttcaacattacagaattttaaactgataaagaaagcatgaAAATACTTCTAATCCTTGTAGTATAGCTCTGCAAGCTGtgcttgaactccttcaatttgatcattaaggtgctgaaaccttgcttgagtagtctcaaagtatgCCCTCTGTTCTGCATTCAGGACATCAAGGCGATACAGaacttgcctttcaaacatgGACAATGGTTCACCTTGGTATTCTGGAGTTTGATAAGCAACAATGGCATTCTGATGGGTTGCAGCAGCTTCATCATGCACAGATTGAGGAGCATGTGAGTCTCCTCTGATTTCTACAGATGGAGAGCTTGTCCTTTGATTTCCAGCATGTTCAGCAGATTGTTCTTGTCCATAGGAGTGATTGATAACATAACGCGGACGTTCTGCAGCTTGAACTGTGTCATCCTCCATGGgaacaacttcatcttcatcctcattgttgaggtttgaggctctatgttctgcttgagggttCTTGCCTTTAAGAACCACCCAATTGTCCTCTACTTTGTGAAATCCCATCTTTGTGAGAGTTGAAttgtcaatctcacttacagccttGATGGGgtcgtttctctcatttgtagcatcaacaccaaagaaatcaatcaattttgaaataAGTATAGCATAAGGAAAGCGATAATTAACCAACCTTTTGGATTttagcatgtgttcattgataatgaaaaaccagtttaccttaatctggttcatgatgcaatatagaaggattaaatcctcttcatgtaaaacaacatgatttgtacCTCTTGGGATGAGTTTCCATGCTATAATGTAGGCAACAAGACGTGCTGTAAGGTTCAAATGACCTGCATGGAACCTGCTTAtgctctctgtaggattcctcatacagcttttataatattgcagcttaTTGAATTCTTGGATCCCACTGGTGGCTCCTTTTCCCACTTTCAGTCCATCATACTtgattccagccacagaattccaaaCATCACTTGTGAtccgttaattccagcagctTTTCCAGTTTTTGGTGCTTCAACACAACCCTTGTTTTTGCCAATTTTtctgatttcagccagttgaaatccagcaccttgggtatattaatttgctttctgcttgtctcgtggatgtaggcattgattgcttcttcatttccagcgaaccaaccttctagcACACCTTGAGAGGTGTTTTGTTTGCccttatttttctatttctgtcttgaagaagaagccatggttgaaccagaattttctcttggtttcaaatggtgagagTAGAAAGTGGATAGCCAATGTGGGTAACAGattttcacacagatttatatagaaatgaataggttgatatggcagttatgagtggatatgcatgaagattttatgctctgaatttgtgcaaagaatctttgaaaatatgcagcaaatatttagggtcatgATGCACACAATTCATAcctttattgagcacccaaaccatcaaatcggttacataaccatgaccaaaaccgtcaaaggtacagaggttaatgcccactaagtcagtcaatcagtcaaagatcaaaatttctctttcctagtcatcaatgcatatcagtacagaaaataaacacattcaattaggaataaacagatttaatttttcactgctaggcacaattgacatGTATAATaaccaattcattaagcagaaaattaaacctatcctTAGacaatggttttgtgaacaaatcagcaagctGTAAATTTgtaccaatgaatttaatttcacatgttccatttgaaACGTGTTCCCTTAGgaaatgatgcctaatttcaatgtgtttggttctagaatgcatgacaggatttttggttaagttgattgcacttgtattatcacacagcagaggtatatggttaagtaagataccaaaatcattcaattgttgtcttagccatatggtttgagcacaacaactccctACTGCAATGTACTCTGCTTTAGCCGTGgagagagctacacaagcctgctttttgcattgccatgagatcaagcttgatccaagcaagtgacaggttccactggtgctcttcctatcaattttgcaacctgcaaaatctgaatcagaatatccaattaaacttaatgaaatgttacctggataccacaagccaacttctttagttccttgtaaatacttcaaaatccttttggtagcattgtagtgtgattctttaggagcagattgaaaccgagcacacatgcacattgcaaacattatgtcaggcatgctggcagtgagatacagtagtgatcctatgagtcctctgtatttggtttcatcaacagcaattccagcttcatcatgatccaagtgatagcttgttgagaagggtgtgctgattggtttacacttgtccatttcaaatttcttcagcagatccttgcaatacttagcttgacttaagaaaatgccatccttgagttgtttgacctgcaagcctagaaaatagttcaactcacccattattgacatttcaaactgactttcacgaaagcttcacacaattctccattgtttgatccaaaaatgatgtcatccacatatacttgtactagGATTGTGttatctcctttcttcttaatgaacaaggtcttatctgatgtgcctctgtcatagccttgagaggtgagaaaatcacttagcctctcataccattgcctaggagcttgttTGAGCCCATAGAGAGCCCTTT comes from the Phaseolus vulgaris cultivar G19833 chromosome 8, P. vulgaris v2.0, whole genome shotgun sequence genome and includes:
- the LOC137823816 gene encoding L-type lectin-domain containing receptor kinase VIII.2-like, with the protein product MHSMASSFCNIFLILCLFNVLASIGPYPVAVHSAGDVPINVTKHFSFYNFSFSNNPRLVHDVKLLGSAKFSSEKGSLQIPDESEYTDIRHQAGRGIYSFPIRLLDPTTKTPASFQTTFSFQLNNSTASEQAAYGGSGLTFIIVPDEFTVGRPGPWLGMLNDACENDYKAVAVEFDTRKNPEFGDPNDNHVGINLGTIVSTKVINVSDVGVSLKDGFVHRAWITYDGPQRRMDIRLGRANEEDYPSIPIFSESMDLSPYLNEYMFVGFSASTGNHTQIHNILSWNFTSTSQAFLRFPSSETCQGKILLENSTAPPTAEKSSKNEPPRSFLIFMVAVALALALFLGFYFISKYRRNASKLNTSLETEIHLPRPPNKPRRFTFSQLSSSTRSFSEIELLGSDSRGEYYRGKLSNGSQVAVKRFSTQFLNTHGSDKKRLLKEIKIIGHVRHPNLLPVRGWCQDNHEVMVVYDFVPNGSLDKWLFGAGVLPWTRRFKVIKDVADGLSFLHTKLLAHKNLKCSSVFLDVNFRAVLGDFGFVLLGAESKQFESAVCHGADVFEFGVLVLEVIAGRVRDEKEVGNPEERNLLDYAWNLHQIDEKVKLVDRRMGSLINLDQAIRVLEIGLLCTLNENKGRPSMEQVVEFLLNMDKPIPELPRTRPVSLFPYNSANTGLCNTYSCTF